The proteins below are encoded in one region of Maribacter aestuarii:
- a CDS encoding PAS domain S-box protein, protein MLKDSQTFSTSYLIKQLPTAVVVIDKQFKIIHVSDKWTDIFKKEGIDVYGKNLFKIYSSLSLKWKPVLQECFKGKPKPMGLQRSLDEKNNEKWYEWSSSPWYDTSENLVGAIIHINDMTDAVNNQLCVDKTETLLRQQSEIAKIGNWEFDILKNSLTWCSMTKAIHEVPPNYEPNIETAIDFYKEGHSKNSISMAIFEATDKGTPWNLKLQIITATGKEKWVMAAGKPIHKNKELIGLIGTFQDIHEQVEADIQTKESEKLLKTLIDNLPLNVFIKDTESRKVLVNKSECDYLGVEDANDILGKNDFDLYAEEIAQISRNEDLKVMETLEPILAKETLSVRKDGTETHFLTSKIPLIDDEGQANGLVGISLDITNLKEKEKELRNIINVASLQNKKLLNFAHIVSHNLRSHSANFSMLLNFLVHETDEEEKNNILNMLTDASNNLLETLDNLNEVVAINTNLNVEKKFVCLGKTIVGVQKSLLGFLLNNNAKIINKVKDDVFINVEPAYLESILMNFISNSVKYKHPDRRPEIILSAERKGDYTVLSIQDNGMGIDLKKYGNKLFGMYKTFHDNKDARGIGLYISKNQIEAMNGKITVDSLVGEGTKFDIYFNEKIESIGIIDDDPITVFGIRKMLSTTVDCAKVESFANGKIALEFILSKIKDDQSLPEVIFLDINMPIMDGWQFLEEFIALPITEKIRINIVTSSIDPADTQNWEIYRDKTHHLITFNNKPIQKERIAEITKVA, encoded by the coding sequence ATGCTGAAGGATTCCCAAACTTTTTCAACATCATATCTGATAAAACAACTACCTACCGCCGTTGTCGTTATCGATAAGCAATTTAAAATTATTCACGTTTCTGATAAGTGGACAGATATATTCAAGAAAGAAGGTATAGATGTATATGGAAAAAATTTATTTAAAATTTACTCCTCGCTCAGTTTAAAATGGAAACCTGTACTTCAAGAGTGCTTTAAAGGAAAACCAAAACCAATGGGTCTTCAACGCTCATTGGATGAGAAGAATAATGAAAAATGGTATGAATGGTCCAGTTCACCTTGGTACGACACCAGCGAAAACTTAGTAGGCGCCATTATTCATATCAATGATATGACAGACGCCGTAAATAATCAGCTCTGTGTAGACAAAACAGAAACCCTCCTGAGGCAACAATCTGAAATTGCAAAAATTGGGAATTGGGAATTTGATATTCTGAAGAATTCACTTACATGGTGTAGCATGACCAAGGCCATACATGAGGTTCCTCCAAATTATGAGCCTAACATTGAAACCGCAATCGATTTTTATAAAGAGGGCCACAGCAAAAACTCTATATCAATGGCTATTTTTGAAGCGACGGACAAAGGTACACCCTGGAATTTAAAGCTCCAGATAATAACCGCCACGGGTAAAGAAAAGTGGGTGATGGCAGCGGGAAAGCCTATTCACAAAAATAAGGAACTTATAGGATTAATAGGAACCTTTCAGGATATCCATGAACAAGTAGAGGCTGATATTCAAACCAAGGAAAGTGAAAAATTGCTGAAAACCTTGATTGATAATCTTCCCTTAAATGTTTTTATTAAGGATACAGAGTCCAGAAAAGTATTAGTGAACAAGTCCGAATGTGATTATCTCGGTGTTGAAGACGCAAATGATATTTTAGGCAAAAACGATTTTGATCTCTATGCCGAAGAAATAGCACAAATCTCTAGAAATGAGGATTTGAAAGTTATGGAAACCTTAGAGCCTATCTTAGCGAAAGAAACGCTGAGCGTAAGAAAAGATGGGACAGAGACCCATTTTCTTACCTCTAAAATCCCGCTTATAGATGATGAAGGCCAGGCCAACGGGTTGGTAGGCATAAGCTTGGATATTACCAATTTAAAAGAAAAGGAGAAGGAGCTTAGGAATATTATTAATGTTGCCTCCTTACAGAACAAAAAACTTCTAAATTTTGCTCACATTGTTTCGCACAACTTGCGGTCTCATAGTGCAAATTTCTCTATGCTATTGAACTTTTTAGTGCATGAAACAGATGAGGAAGAAAAAAACAATATACTGAACATGCTTACCGATGCTTCCAACAATTTATTGGAAACCTTGGATAACCTCAACGAAGTAGTCGCAATTAATACGAATTTGAACGTTGAGAAAAAATTCGTTTGTCTAGGTAAAACAATCGTCGGTGTACAAAAGAGCCTTTTAGGATTTTTATTGAACAATAATGCAAAAATCATTAATAAGGTAAAAGATGATGTTTTTATCAATGTAGAACCCGCGTACCTAGAAAGTATTTTGATGAATTTTATCAGTAACAGCGTCAAATACAAACATCCCGACAGACGTCCAGAAATAATACTAAGTGCGGAAAGAAAGGGTGACTATACCGTTTTGAGTATACAGGACAACGGAATGGGAATTGATTTAAAAAAATATGGAAATAAACTTTTTGGCATGTACAAGACTTTTCATGACAACAAGGACGCCAGAGGTATAGGGCTTTACATTTCTAAGAACCAGATCGAGGCTATGAACGGTAAGATTACCGTTGACAGCTTAGTGGGAGAAGGAACAAAATTTGATATCTACTTTAATGAAAAAATTGAATCAATAGGAATTATCGATGATGACCCAATAACGGTTTTCGGTATTCGCAAAATGCTAAGCACCACTGTAGATTGTGCTAAGGTGGAGTCTTTTGCCAATGGAAAAATTGCCTTAGAGTTCATCCTATCGAAAATTAAAGATGATCAATCGCTACCGGAAGTCATTTTCTTGGACATCAATATGCCCATAATGGATGGATGGCAGTTTTTAGAAGAGTTTATCGCACTGCCCATTACAGAAAAAATAAGAATTAATATTGTTACCTCGTCCATAGACCCCGCAGATACACAAAACTGGGAGATTTACAGGGACAAAACACATCACCTCATCACGTTCAACAACAAACCTATCCAAAAAGAAAGGATAGCCGAAATAACAAAAGTTGCCTAG
- a CDS encoding M14 family metallopeptidase, translating into MRLAFILAFLLLLSCEEKIEDAQINFPTPFETSEGTNTATYEEVIDFYISLAKEFPEVNIQTIGETDSGKPLHIVTYSKEGDFNFQKIGEDKTIILVNNGIHPGESDGIDATMLLFRDLASEKIPSPQNTVIVTIPVYNVGGALNRNSTTRANQNGPDAYGFRGNAKNYDLNRDFIKNDTKNAQTFTKIYHLIKPDIFIDNHVSNGADYQYALTHLFTQHDKLGGQLGAYLHKELMPALQDSLAADQWDITPYVNVFNSPPEKGFEQFMDYPRYSTGYTTLWNTLGMMVETHMLKPYKKRVDGTYSLMQKMISIAENDGEKIKSLRKNALDCHLTWEYYPTDWKVDTTKSSVLNFKGYQVDTITSDITGFPRLKYNREIAFEKEVEYLNYFIPTDSIKIPQAYIIQKQWKAIIDLLKANQIKYETIQSDTIMTVEVYRIKDYETVQNPYEGHYLHYNTEVSASMEEILFTEGDIVINTDQPGIRYILETLEPAMVDSFFNWNFFDTILQQKEGFSPYVFEDSALRILENDTILAQEFQSKKEVDEKFSQNWYAQLQWIFEKSPYYEKAHLQYPVYRIPKGNEATAD; encoded by the coding sequence ATGAGACTAGCATTTATACTCGCTTTTCTTTTGTTGCTTTCGTGTGAAGAAAAAATTGAGGATGCTCAAATTAATTTTCCTACACCATTTGAAACTTCAGAAGGTACCAATACCGCTACTTACGAAGAGGTAATTGATTTCTATATATCGCTTGCAAAGGAGTTCCCAGAAGTAAATATCCAGACTATAGGAGAAACGGATAGCGGCAAACCTTTACACATAGTTACTTACAGTAAAGAAGGGGATTTTAATTTCCAAAAGATTGGCGAGGACAAGACTATAATACTTGTAAACAATGGAATTCATCCAGGAGAGAGTGATGGAATTGATGCTACCATGTTGCTATTTAGGGATTTGGCAAGTGAAAAAATACCATCTCCGCAAAATACGGTCATCGTAACCATACCCGTTTATAATGTAGGCGGAGCATTAAACAGAAACTCTACGACTCGCGCCAATCAAAACGGCCCTGATGCCTACGGTTTTAGGGGAAATGCTAAAAATTATGACCTCAATAGGGATTTTATAAAAAACGACACAAAGAATGCTCAAACCTTTACAAAAATCTATCATTTAATAAAACCTGATATTTTTATAGATAACCATGTGAGCAACGGTGCCGACTACCAGTATGCGCTAACCCATTTATTTACGCAACATGATAAATTAGGTGGTCAGCTAGGAGCATATCTTCATAAAGAACTGATGCCAGCACTTCAAGATTCCCTGGCTGCAGACCAATGGGACATAACCCCTTACGTAAATGTATTTAACAGTCCGCCTGAAAAAGGTTTTGAGCAGTTTATGGATTATCCCAGATACTCAACCGGTTACACCACCTTGTGGAACACCCTGGGAATGATGGTCGAAACACATATGCTAAAACCGTATAAGAAGAGAGTAGATGGAACGTACAGTCTAATGCAGAAGATGATTTCAATTGCCGAGAATGATGGGGAGAAAATAAAATCGCTACGAAAAAACGCTCTTGACTGCCACTTGACCTGGGAATATTATCCTACTGATTGGAAAGTTGATACAACCAAAAGTTCAGTTCTTAATTTCAAAGGCTACCAAGTAGATACTATTACAAGTGACATAACCGGTTTTCCCAGATTAAAATACAACAGGGAAATAGCTTTTGAAAAGGAAGTTGAATACTTGAATTATTTTATTCCCACGGATTCGATTAAGATTCCACAGGCCTATATCATTCAAAAACAATGGAAAGCCATAATAGATTTGCTAAAAGCCAATCAAATCAAATACGAAACGATTCAATCCGATACTATTATGACCGTCGAGGTCTACAGGATTAAAGATTATGAAACGGTTCAAAATCCGTATGAAGGTCATTATTTGCATTACAATACTGAAGTAAGCGCCTCAATGGAAGAAATCCTCTTTACGGAAGGTGATATCGTCATTAATACTGACCAACCAGGGATTAGGTATATTCTTGAGACACTTGAACCTGCGATGGTAGATTCATTCTTCAATTGGAATTTTTTCGATACTATATTGCAGCAAAAGGAAGGTTTCTCTCCTTATGTCTTTGAAGATAGTGCACTTAGGATTTTAGAGAATGATACCATTCTGGCTCAGGAGTTTCAATCAAAAAAAGAGGTCGACGAAAAATTTTCTCAAAATTGGTATGCCCAGTTACAATGGATTTTTGAAAAGTCGCCCTATTACGAAAAGGCACATTTGCAATATCCCGTTTATAGAATTCCAAAAGGGAATGAAGCAACTGCGGACTAA
- a CDS encoding NUDIX hydrolase — translation MYKVFVNELPLILTNKLSETANGEYFLLNQSSINNAIKALKKKKLTEAYIYHPNHEEILKKFTKEIPLIVAAGGVVTNDQGKVLFIYRNDKWDLPKGKLDKGESIEDCAIREVMEETGVTGLRIENFLRTTYHVFNNGGTPTLKQVHWYAMKTEYDGKLKPEKKEGIVKVKWKGPKKIQKALQNSYVNIKILFEGD, via the coding sequence ATGTATAAAGTTTTTGTTAATGAGTTGCCCTTGATTTTAACAAATAAACTATCGGAAACAGCTAACGGCGAGTATTTCTTACTCAATCAGTCCTCTATAAACAATGCCATTAAGGCATTAAAGAAAAAGAAATTGACCGAGGCCTACATTTACCATCCCAACCACGAGGAAATTCTAAAGAAATTTACCAAAGAAATACCGTTGATCGTAGCGGCTGGTGGCGTTGTAACGAATGACCAGGGTAAGGTATTGTTTATATACAGGAATGATAAATGGGACCTACCCAAAGGAAAACTGGATAAGGGCGAGTCCATTGAAGATTGTGCCATACGTGAAGTAATGGAAGAAACTGGCGTGACCGGGTTACGCATAGAAAACTTCTTGAGAACCACTTACCATGTTTTTAATAATGGGGGAACCCCAACGTTAAAGCAGGTCCACTGGTATGCCATGAAAACAGAATATGATGGCAAATTGAAGCCAGAAAAAAAAGAAGGGATTGTAAAGGTTAAATGGAAAGGGCCTAAAAAGATTCAAAAGGCGCTTCAGAATTCTTATGTGAACATTAAAATTTTATTTGAAGGAGATTAG
- the pyrE gene encoding orotate phosphoribosyltransferase, whose translation MVLDKNTAKKTAELLLQINAIKLKPENPFTWASGWKSPIYCDNRILLSYPVIRNYIREEMAKQVESLYGKPDVIAGVATGAIGIGALVADTMGLPFIYVRPEPKSHGRQNQIEGRLEANQNVVVIEDLISTGKSSLNAVNALKKADANVKGMLAIFTYEFDTAQKNFEESNVELHTLSSYDYLIEQASETGYIKEEQLKALMEWRINPSKWLQ comes from the coding sequence ATGGTTTTAGACAAGAACACCGCTAAAAAAACAGCAGAACTTCTGTTGCAAATTAATGCAATAAAATTGAAACCCGAAAATCCGTTTACATGGGCGTCGGGATGGAAATCCCCCATATATTGTGACAACAGAATCTTACTTTCTTATCCCGTAATTCGCAACTATATTAGAGAGGAAATGGCCAAACAGGTAGAATCGCTTTATGGCAAACCAGATGTCATTGCAGGGGTCGCTACAGGTGCGATAGGAATTGGGGCCTTAGTGGCGGACACCATGGGCTTGCCGTTTATTTATGTAAGACCGGAGCCCAAGTCACACGGAAGGCAAAATCAGATTGAAGGTCGGCTGGAAGCCAATCAAAACGTGGTAGTCATAGAAGATTTAATAAGTACTGGTAAAAGTAGTCTTAATGCCGTAAACGCACTTAAAAAGGCCGATGCCAATGTTAAAGGTATGCTAGCGATATTCACCTATGAGTTTGATACCGCACAAAAGAATTTTGAGGAATCTAACGTTGAGCTACATACACTAAGTAGCTATGACTACCTCATTGAACAAGCATCGGAAACAGGATATATAAAGGAAGAACAGCTTAAAGCTCTAATGGAATGGAGAATCAATCCTTCAAAATGGTTACAATAA
- a CDS encoding SRPBCC family protein, whose product MFIETPKTSVAKSAEETFNFLSDLANFEKLMPENIDKFEVLNENRFLFALKGMPEIVLEKKDQIPHSMLILGAASEKLPFTLTAAISPSGSTSSEVVLSFAGEFNAMMAMMIKNPITNFINTLSDNLGKI is encoded by the coding sequence ATGTTTATAGAAACACCAAAAACATCGGTTGCGAAAAGCGCCGAAGAAACCTTTAATTTTCTAAGTGATCTCGCCAATTTTGAAAAATTGATGCCTGAAAATATAGATAAGTTCGAAGTTTTGAACGAGAACAGATTTTTATTCGCACTCAAAGGAATGCCAGAAATCGTTTTGGAAAAAAAGGATCAGATTCCCCATAGTATGTTGATACTCGGCGCAGCAAGTGAAAAACTTCCATTCACATTAACCGCGGCAATATCTCCTTCAGGAAGTACCTCTAGCGAAGTGGTGCTTAGTTTCGCAGGTGAGTTTAACGCTATGATGGCTATGATGATAAAAAATCCGATAACCAATTTTATCAATACATTATCCGATAATCTAGGTAAAATCTAA
- a CDS encoding biotin--[acetyl-CoA-carboxylase] ligase, whose translation MQIIKLSATESTNTFLQRLMRKENLQDFTVVVTENQTRGRGQRDALWESEKGNNLTFSVLKKHLELKTQHQFLISICVSLAVYSLLIELNLPRVKIKWPNDILSGTLKVCGILIENVLNGQEVKSSVIGIGLNVNQTVFPERLRATSIKKELKQELHLETLLQKLIGKLQFFYPK comes from the coding sequence ATGCAAATAATCAAACTTAGTGCCACGGAGTCCACAAACACCTTTTTGCAGCGATTGATGCGAAAAGAAAATTTACAAGATTTCACTGTGGTCGTTACCGAAAATCAAACTAGGGGGAGAGGTCAAAGAGACGCATTATGGGAGTCCGAGAAGGGTAATAACCTTACTTTTAGTGTTTTAAAAAAACATTTGGAGTTAAAAACGCAGCACCAATTTTTAATAAGTATTTGTGTTTCACTGGCCGTTTATTCCCTCCTCATCGAACTTAATTTACCACGCGTTAAAATTAAGTGGCCTAACGACATTCTGTCAGGTACGTTAAAAGTTTGTGGAATTCTGATAGAAAATGTGCTAAACGGGCAGGAAGTGAAGTCATCTGTCATAGGGATTGGGCTAAATGTGAACCAAACTGTTTTTCCGGAACGGCTTAGGGCAACTTCGATAAAAAAGGAATTAAAGCAGGAACTGCATTTAGAAACTTTACTACAGAAATTGATCGGAAAACTTCAATTTTTTTATCCCAAGTAA